The following proteins are co-located in the Palaemon carinicauda isolate YSFRI2023 chromosome 30, ASM3689809v2, whole genome shotgun sequence genome:
- the LOC137623619 gene encoding uro-adherence factor A-like, protein MACTEAMACTEAMASNEAMACTEAMASNEAMACTEAMACTEAMACTEAMACTEAMASTEATACTEAMASTEAMACTEAMACTEAMASNEAMASTEAMACTEAMACTEAMASTEAMASNEAMACTKAIACTEAMACTETMASNEATACTEAMACTEAMASNEAMACPEAMTSNEAMACTEAMANNEAMACTEADGQ, encoded by the coding sequence ATGGCCTGTACTGAGGCTATGGCCTGTACTGAGGCTATGGCCAGTAATGAGGCTATGGCCTGTACTGAGGCTATGGCCAGTAATGAGGCTATGGCCTGTACTGAGGCTATGGCCTGTACTGAGGCTATGGCCTGTACTGAGGCTATGGCCTGTACTGAGGCTATGGCCAGTACTGAGGCTACGGCCTGTACTGAGGCTATGGCCAGTACTGAGGCTATGGCCTGTACTGAGGCTATGGCCTGTACTGAGGCTATGGCCAGTAATGAGGCTATGGCCAGTACTGAGGCTATGGCCTGTACTGAGGCTATGGCCTGTACTGAGGCTATGGCCAGTACCGAGGCTATGGCCAGTAATGAGGCTATGGCCTGTACTAAGGCTATAgcctgtacagaggctatggcctgtACTGAGACTATGGCCAGTAATGAGGCTACGGCCTGTACTGAGGCTATGGCCTGTACTGAGGCTATGGCCAGTAATGAGGCTATGGCCTGTCCTGAGGCTATGACCAGTAATGAGGCTATGGCCTGTACTGAGGCTATGGCCAATAATGAGGCTATGGCCTGTACTGAGGCTGATGGCCAGTAA